In Nasonia vitripennis strain AsymCx chromosome 2, Nvit_psr_1.1, whole genome shotgun sequence, a genomic segment contains:
- the LOC100119116 gene encoding anillin isoform X7, whose translation MDPFTQRMLERARARREKLDTQLSNAGHDVKRRRSPLRDANAILSQAPGSPAKTTRISSPPKAVEKTPKKNEELNKENGDSQSSNVKSKLQRLGKLYSDDNRELSSPIHRTEEKFAVEDVKATTRSAKPCARLNRLAALASEINNWEDDLSHPTVAKPTITKAERVQAKLNEQVKNGSEPQPSTSGMGRNVNSNKNGSPVRPLKWDKSVLETLEAQGFSRSKSNSKLVYDYKGCSQGSGNNQQKSPMKSASSSALGKINEKTIAGNKSASTSPATSSRSNDSQHSKTPEKSIKSTGSGAGSPAVSNARMNSRFGYNGSPKSSLVQSPGSVLSKASMFESKGTTVKTKDPAEMTLSERKALFERNKGEALIPKAPLTMSVPTKMLQEKEKTVTHGGEAPKPKTETGKAIEAQRSIFEQGTRCQEMENNILQNVQAERQRELEMLRSRFNRNREIVQTAFRTSESSEGKPNSPKNSPVCPVKPTPAPEQATPPPPPPLPSVESQTSVTPNAKTPQSKRQVVASPSKSNSQLKKLADMKRVKVSPPKPGHLYPDLTNIESSTTETETEFTCESTEAETATFDEPTDTETGTEGEYYVRTNYYAHDNDNNSSDDDEDDIGNTSLGRSILQAVSQQTAFNKKRSIDPDPDSTTSDISVLDEMDEYLDECLALQEVGEEGPTPPKLNRAGKSPSAASHSFKYTQGSAYRSPIKIISPVSSPRKDEHYIVEGDNCVPLLHSVSLYRKQQSQTPKTPARVISRIPDVSDSASSYSSSDEREAVLVQDKIKRLLDDVQKQQTIIGQASQALNLCNSTIEFSGSREQVEGERLLLVATHRRQAALNEVQRLKVEGTLRPVVPGAPEVQESGSLTISAITLPLKRDFFRHVEPETCLHFVCLVRHLETVIATPVVQAEPGDSCLRFPSTLKLQDLYSDFKVTIEVYSLQTRAEILPHEIKYHIHNSGSNGSSGSSNHKKNGGKTPKKFLKQESKLVMPHLQSPAGPSAVRTTVFALAGYVIFSLKEVHRQQFTLNKVPMSSPLEGRLQMHVSCELTVSVDHHGFLTMFEDVSGFGAWHRRWCLLKGATLSYWKYPDDERKKTPIGSLDLQSVVTTNVNLVSRDICARPHTFLLETTRPAQPGDADSLVMVRNGPQTTIRHLLSADTKEERLEWCAKLNKTLHVIRAWGGPST comes from the exons ATGGACCCCTTCACGCAG cgtATGTTGGAGCGAGCAAGAGCAAGAAGAGAGAAATTAGATACACAGTTGTCTAATGCTGGTCATGATGTCAAAAGAAGACGTAGTCCTCTAAGAGATGCCAATGCCATTTTATCTCAAGCACCAG GATCTCCAGCAAAAACTACAAGAATATCATCTCCACCAAAAGCTGTGGAAAAAACTCCTAAGAAAAATGAGGAACTCAACAAAGAAAATGGTGATAGTCAGTCATCAAATGTCAAATCAAAGCTTCAGAGACTGGGAAAATTATACTCTG ATGATAACAGAGAATTGAGTTCACCAATACACAGGACAGAAGAGAAATTTGCTGTAGAAGATGTGAAAGCTACTACTAGATCTGCAAAACCTTGTGCAAGGTTGAATAGACTGGCAGCTCTAGCTTCTGAAATAAATAACTGGGAAGATGATTTATCTCATCCAACAGTA gCAAAGCCTACTATAACCAAAGCAGAAAGAGTTCAAGCCAAACTCAATGAACAAGTAAAGAATGGGTCTGAACCTCAACCAAGCACGAGTGGAATGGGCAGAAATGTCAACAGCAACAAAAATGGAAGTCCAGTTAGGCCTTTGAAATGGGATAAAAGTGTTTTAGAAACTTTG GAGGCACAGGGTTTTAGTCGCTCTAAAAGCAACTCCAAGCTTGTGTATGACTATAAGGGTTGTTCTCAGGGCTCAGGTAATAACCAGCAGAAGTCGCCGATGAAATCAGCGTCGTCCAGCGCACTGGGAAAGATCAACGAGAAGACTATTGCAGGCAACAAGAGTGCGTCAACAAGTCCGGCAACGTCTTCACGCAGCAATGACAGTCAGCATTCGAAGACTCCCGAAAAATCTATTAAGAGTACTGGTAGCGGTGCCGGTTCCCCAGCTGTTAGTAACGCGCGAATGAATTCGAGATTTGGTTATAATGGTTCCCCTAAAAGTTCCCTCGTACAGTCGCCAGGTTCGGTTCTCAGCAAAGCTTCCATGTTCGAGTCGAAAGGTACAACAGTGAAGACTAAGGATCCAGCGGAGATGACGTTGTCCGAGAGAAAAGCTCTCTTCGAGAGGAATAAGGGCGAGGCACTCATCCCAAAGGCACCACTCACTATGTCTGTTCCCACAAAAATGCTCCAAGAAAAAGAGAAGACAGTTACTCACGGTGGAG AAGCTCCAAAACCTAAGACAGAGACAGGAAAGGCCATTGAAGCTCAGAGATCGATTTTTGAGCAAGGCACTCGCTGTCAAGAAATGGAGAACAACATCTTGCAGAATGTTCAAGCCGAGAGACAACGTGAACTGGAAATGTTGCGGTCTCGGTTCAATCGCAATCGCGAAATTGTGCAGACTGCTTTCAGAACGAGTGAGAGCAGCGAGGGCAAGCCCAACTCACCTAAGAACTCTCCTGTATGCCCAGTTAAGCCAACCCCTGCACCT GAGCAAGCAACGCCCCCTCCGCCTCCGCCCTTACCATCTGTGGAGAGTCAGACTAGTGTTACACCAAATGCCAAAACTCCACAATCTAAAAGACAAG TTGTTGCCAGTCCTTCTAAATCAAATAGTCAACTGAAAAAACTTGCTGATATGAAACGCGTTAAAGTATCTCCACCAAAACCTGGTCATCTTTATCCTGATCTTACGAATATTGAGTCAAGTACTACTGAAACTGAAACAGAATTTACGTGCGAAAGTACGGAGGCAGAAACTGCAACGTTTGATGAACCTACTGATACAGAGACTGGAACAGAAGGAGAATATTACGTTCGG ACTAATTACTATGCCCATGATAATGATAACAATAGCAGCGACGATGACGAAGATGACATTGGTAATACAAGTCTTGGTCGTAGCATTTTACAAGCCGTAAGCCAACAAACTGCATTCAACAAGAAG CGATCAATAGATCCTGATCCAGATAGCACGACGTCTGATATTTCCGTGCTTGATGAAATGGACGAATATCTCGACGAATGTCTAGCTCTCCAAGAAGTTGGAGAAGAAGGCCCAACTCCACCGAAACTAAATAGAGCTGGCAAAAGTCCCTCTGCTGCTTCACATAGTTTCAAGTATACCCAAGG ATCAGCATATCGTTCAccaattaaaatcatttcaCCCGTTTCATCGCCAAGGAAAGATGAACATTATATTGTGGAAGGTGACAATTGTGTACCTCTACTGCATAGCGTCAGTCTTTATAGAAAGCAACAGTCACAG acaCCTAAGACTCCAGCTCGTGTCATTTCTCGCATCCCCGATGTTTCTGATTCTGCATCCTCGTACAGTTCCTCTGATGAAAGAGAAGCTGTTTTGGTCCAGGATAAAATCAAGCGTTTACTTGATGATGTACAAAAACAACAAACCATAATTGGTCAAGCAAGTCAAGCTTTAAATTTGTGCAATTCCACTATAGAGTTCAGTGGTTCCCGGGAGCAAGTTGAAGGAGAAAGGCTATTATTAGTTGCAA CTCACAGAAGGCAAGCTGCATTAAACGAAGTTCAGCGGCTAAAAGTTGAAGGAACATTAAGACCAGTTGTTCCTGGTGCTCCAGAAGTTCAAGAGAGTGGATCTCTCACTATATCTGCGATCACTTTACCACTAAAACGAGATTTTTTCCGTCACGTAGAGCCTG AGACATGTCTTCATTTTGTTTGTCTGGTGCGTCATTTGGAGACAGTAATAGCTACGCCTGTTGTACAAGCTGAGCCAGGAGATTCTTGTTTGCGTTTCCCTTCAACTTTGAAATTGCAAGATTTATACAGTGATTTTAAAGTAACTATTGAAGTGTACTCTTTACAAACTCGTGCGGAGATTCTTCCTCATGAAATCAAATATCATATTCACAATAGCGGAAGTAATGGTAGTAGTGGTAGTTCCAATCACAAAAAG aatgGAGGTAAAACACcgaaaaaattcttaaaacaaGAGAGCAAATTAGTGATGCCTCATCTTCAAAGTCCTGCTGGGCCATCAGCTGTTCGCACCACAGTCTTTGCACTTGCAGGATATGTAATCTTTAGTTTGAAAGAAGTACATAGACAACAGTTTACTTTAAATAAG GTCCCAATGTCGTCTCCTTTAGAAGGCCGATTACAGATGCATGTTTCTTGCGAGTTAACTGTGTCAGTGGATCACCATGGTTTCTTAACCATGTTTGAAGATGTTTCAGGATTTGGAGCGTGGCATCGAAGATGGTGCCTTCTGAAAGGAGCCACTTTATCTTACTGGAAATACCCAGACGACGAACGCAAGAAAACGCCTATCGGTAGCCTAGACTTGCAAA GTGTTGTCACGACAAATGTAAATTTAGTTTCTCGAGATATTTGTGCAAGACCtcatactttcttactcgaGACTACACGACCAGCACAACCCGGAGATGCGGACAGCCTTGTCATGGTCAGGAATGGCCCACAAACTACGATAAg GCATCTGTTATCAGCCGACACGAAAGAAGAGAGGTTGGAGTGGTGTGCCAAACTCAATAAAACACTCCACGTGATCCGTGCTTGGGGAGGACCGTCGACGTAA
- the LOC100119116 gene encoding anillin isoform X8, with product MDPFTQRMLERARARREKLDTQLSNAGHDVKRRRSPLRDANAILSQAPVSPTGSPAKTTRISSPPKAVEKTPKKNEELNKENGDSQSSNVKSKLQRLGKLYSDDNRELSSPIHRTEEKFAVEDVKATTRSAKPCARLNRLAALASEINNWEDDLSHPTVAKPTITKAERVQAKLNEQVKNGSEPQPSTSGMGRNVNSNKNGSPVRPLKWDKSVLETLGSGNNQQKSPMKSASSSALGKINEKTIAGNKSASTSPATSSRSNDSQHSKTPEKSIKSTGSGAGSPAVSNARMNSRFGYNGSPKSSLVQSPGSVLSKASMFESKGTTVKTKDPAEMTLSERKALFERNKGEALIPKAPLTMSVPTKMLQEKEKTVTHGGEAPKPKTETGKAIEAQRSIFEQGTRCQEMENNILQNVQAERQRELEMLRSRFNRNREIVQTAFRTSESSEGKPNSPKNSPVCPVKPTPAPEQATPPPPPPLPSVESQTSVTPNAKTPQSKRQVVASPSKSNSQLKKLADMKRVKVSPPKPGHLYPDLTNIESSTTETETEFTCESTEAETATFDEPTDTETGTEGEYYVRTNYYAHDNDNNSSDDDEDDIGNTSLGRSILQAVSQQTAFNKKRSIDPDPDSTTSDISVLDEMDEYLDECLALQEVGEEGPTPPKLNRAGKSPSAASHSFKYTQGSAYRSPIKIISPVSSPRKDEHYIVEGDNCVPLLHSVSLYRKQQSQTPKTPARVISRIPDVSDSASSYSSSDEREAVLVQDKIKRLLDDVQKQQTIIGQASQALNLCNSTIEFSGSREQVEGERLLLVATHRRQAALNEVQRLKVEGTLRPVVPGAPEVQESGSLTISAITLPLKRDFFRHVEPETCLHFVCLVRHLETVIATPVVQAEPGDSCLRFPSTLKLQDLYSDFKVTIEVYSLQTRAEILPHEIKYHIHNSGSNGSSGSSNHKKNGGKTPKKFLKQESKLVMPHLQSPAGPSAVRTTVFALAGYVIFSLKEVHRQQFTLNKVPMSSPLEGRLQMHVSCELTVSVDHHGFLTMFEDVSGFGAWHRRWCLLKGATLSYWKYPDDERKKTPIGSLDLQSVVTTNVNLVSRDICARPHTFLLETTRPAQPGDADSLVMVRNGPQTTIRHLLSADTKEERLEWCAKLNKTLHVIRAWGGPST from the exons ATGGACCCCTTCACGCAG cgtATGTTGGAGCGAGCAAGAGCAAGAAGAGAGAAATTAGATACACAGTTGTCTAATGCTGGTCATGATGTCAAAAGAAGACGTAGTCCTCTAAGAGATGCCAATGCCATTTTATCTCAAGCACCAG TATCCCCAACAGGATCTCCAGCAAAAACTACAAGAATATCATCTCCACCAAAAGCTGTGGAAAAAACTCCTAAGAAAAATGAGGAACTCAACAAAGAAAATGGTGATAGTCAGTCATCAAATGTCAAATCAAAGCTTCAGAGACTGGGAAAATTATACTCTG ATGATAACAGAGAATTGAGTTCACCAATACACAGGACAGAAGAGAAATTTGCTGTAGAAGATGTGAAAGCTACTACTAGATCTGCAAAACCTTGTGCAAGGTTGAATAGACTGGCAGCTCTAGCTTCTGAAATAAATAACTGGGAAGATGATTTATCTCATCCAACAGTA gCAAAGCCTACTATAACCAAAGCAGAAAGAGTTCAAGCCAAACTCAATGAACAAGTAAAGAATGGGTCTGAACCTCAACCAAGCACGAGTGGAATGGGCAGAAATGTCAACAGCAACAAAAATGGAAGTCCAGTTAGGCCTTTGAAATGGGATAAAAGTGTTTTAGAAACTTTG GGCTCAGGTAATAACCAGCAGAAGTCGCCGATGAAATCAGCGTCGTCCAGCGCACTGGGAAAGATCAACGAGAAGACTATTGCAGGCAACAAGAGTGCGTCAACAAGTCCGGCAACGTCTTCACGCAGCAATGACAGTCAGCATTCGAAGACTCCCGAAAAATCTATTAAGAGTACTGGTAGCGGTGCCGGTTCCCCAGCTGTTAGTAACGCGCGAATGAATTCGAGATTTGGTTATAATGGTTCCCCTAAAAGTTCCCTCGTACAGTCGCCAGGTTCGGTTCTCAGCAAAGCTTCCATGTTCGAGTCGAAAGGTACAACAGTGAAGACTAAGGATCCAGCGGAGATGACGTTGTCCGAGAGAAAAGCTCTCTTCGAGAGGAATAAGGGCGAGGCACTCATCCCAAAGGCACCACTCACTATGTCTGTTCCCACAAAAATGCTCCAAGAAAAAGAGAAGACAGTTACTCACGGTGGAG AAGCTCCAAAACCTAAGACAGAGACAGGAAAGGCCATTGAAGCTCAGAGATCGATTTTTGAGCAAGGCACTCGCTGTCAAGAAATGGAGAACAACATCTTGCAGAATGTTCAAGCCGAGAGACAACGTGAACTGGAAATGTTGCGGTCTCGGTTCAATCGCAATCGCGAAATTGTGCAGACTGCTTTCAGAACGAGTGAGAGCAGCGAGGGCAAGCCCAACTCACCTAAGAACTCTCCTGTATGCCCAGTTAAGCCAACCCCTGCACCT GAGCAAGCAACGCCCCCTCCGCCTCCGCCCTTACCATCTGTGGAGAGTCAGACTAGTGTTACACCAAATGCCAAAACTCCACAATCTAAAAGACAAG TTGTTGCCAGTCCTTCTAAATCAAATAGTCAACTGAAAAAACTTGCTGATATGAAACGCGTTAAAGTATCTCCACCAAAACCTGGTCATCTTTATCCTGATCTTACGAATATTGAGTCAAGTACTACTGAAACTGAAACAGAATTTACGTGCGAAAGTACGGAGGCAGAAACTGCAACGTTTGATGAACCTACTGATACAGAGACTGGAACAGAAGGAGAATATTACGTTCGG ACTAATTACTATGCCCATGATAATGATAACAATAGCAGCGACGATGACGAAGATGACATTGGTAATACAAGTCTTGGTCGTAGCATTTTACAAGCCGTAAGCCAACAAACTGCATTCAACAAGAAG CGATCAATAGATCCTGATCCAGATAGCACGACGTCTGATATTTCCGTGCTTGATGAAATGGACGAATATCTCGACGAATGTCTAGCTCTCCAAGAAGTTGGAGAAGAAGGCCCAACTCCACCGAAACTAAATAGAGCTGGCAAAAGTCCCTCTGCTGCTTCACATAGTTTCAAGTATACCCAAGG ATCAGCATATCGTTCAccaattaaaatcatttcaCCCGTTTCATCGCCAAGGAAAGATGAACATTATATTGTGGAAGGTGACAATTGTGTACCTCTACTGCATAGCGTCAGTCTTTATAGAAAGCAACAGTCACAG acaCCTAAGACTCCAGCTCGTGTCATTTCTCGCATCCCCGATGTTTCTGATTCTGCATCCTCGTACAGTTCCTCTGATGAAAGAGAAGCTGTTTTGGTCCAGGATAAAATCAAGCGTTTACTTGATGATGTACAAAAACAACAAACCATAATTGGTCAAGCAAGTCAAGCTTTAAATTTGTGCAATTCCACTATAGAGTTCAGTGGTTCCCGGGAGCAAGTTGAAGGAGAAAGGCTATTATTAGTTGCAA CTCACAGAAGGCAAGCTGCATTAAACGAAGTTCAGCGGCTAAAAGTTGAAGGAACATTAAGACCAGTTGTTCCTGGTGCTCCAGAAGTTCAAGAGAGTGGATCTCTCACTATATCTGCGATCACTTTACCACTAAAACGAGATTTTTTCCGTCACGTAGAGCCTG AGACATGTCTTCATTTTGTTTGTCTGGTGCGTCATTTGGAGACAGTAATAGCTACGCCTGTTGTACAAGCTGAGCCAGGAGATTCTTGTTTGCGTTTCCCTTCAACTTTGAAATTGCAAGATTTATACAGTGATTTTAAAGTAACTATTGAAGTGTACTCTTTACAAACTCGTGCGGAGATTCTTCCTCATGAAATCAAATATCATATTCACAATAGCGGAAGTAATGGTAGTAGTGGTAGTTCCAATCACAAAAAG aatgGAGGTAAAACACcgaaaaaattcttaaaacaaGAGAGCAAATTAGTGATGCCTCATCTTCAAAGTCCTGCTGGGCCATCAGCTGTTCGCACCACAGTCTTTGCACTTGCAGGATATGTAATCTTTAGTTTGAAAGAAGTACATAGACAACAGTTTACTTTAAATAAG GTCCCAATGTCGTCTCCTTTAGAAGGCCGATTACAGATGCATGTTTCTTGCGAGTTAACTGTGTCAGTGGATCACCATGGTTTCTTAACCATGTTTGAAGATGTTTCAGGATTTGGAGCGTGGCATCGAAGATGGTGCCTTCTGAAAGGAGCCACTTTATCTTACTGGAAATACCCAGACGACGAACGCAAGAAAACGCCTATCGGTAGCCTAGACTTGCAAA GTGTTGTCACGACAAATGTAAATTTAGTTTCTCGAGATATTTGTGCAAGACCtcatactttcttactcgaGACTACACGACCAGCACAACCCGGAGATGCGGACAGCCTTGTCATGGTCAGGAATGGCCCACAAACTACGATAAg GCATCTGTTATCAGCCGACACGAAAGAAGAGAGGTTGGAGTGGTGTGCCAAACTCAATAAAACACTCCACGTGATCCGTGCTTGGGGAGGACCGTCGACGTAA
- the LOC100119116 gene encoding anillin isoform X4 encodes MDPFTQRMLERARARREKLDTQLSNAGHDVKRRRSPLRDANAILSQAPVSPTGSPAKTTRISSPPKAVEKTPKKNEELNKENGDSQSSNVKSKLQRLGKLYSDDNRELSSPIHRTEEKFAVEDVKATTRSAKPCARLNRLAALASEINNWEDDLSHPTVAKPTITKAERVQAKLNEQVKNGSEPQPSTSGMGRNVNSNKNGSPVRPLKWDKSVLETLEAQGFSRSKSNSKLVYDYKGCSQGSGNNQQKSPMKSASSSALGKINEKTIAGNKSASTSPATSSRSNDSQHSKTPEKSIKSTGSGAGSPAVSNARMNSRFGYNGSPKSSLVQSPGSVLSKASMFESKGTTVKTKDPAEMTLSERKALFERNKGEALIPKAPLTMSVPTKMLQEKEKTVTHGGEAPKPKTETGKAIEAQRSIFEQGTRCQEMENNILQNVQAERQRELEMLRSRFNRNREIVQTAFRTSESSEGKPNSPKNSPVCPVKPTPAPEQATPPPPPPLPSVESQTSVTPNAKTPQSKRQVVASPSKSNSQLKKLADMKRVKVSPPKPGHLYPDLTNIESSTTETETEFTCESTEAETATFDEPTDTETGTEGEYYVRTNYYAHDNDNNSSDDDEDDIGNTSLGRSILQAVSQQTAFNKKRSIDPDPDSTTSDISVLDEMDEYLDECLALQEVGEEGPTPPKLNRAGKSPSAASHSFKYTQGSAYRSPIKIISPVSSPRKDEHYIVEGDNCVPLLHSVSLYRKQQSQTPKTPARVISRIPDVSDSASSYSSSDEREAVLVQDKIKRLLDDVQKQQTIIGQASQALNLCNSTIEFSGSREQVEGERLLLVATHRRQAALNEVQRLKVEGTLRPVVPGAPEVQESGSLTISAITLPLKRDFFRHVEPETCLHFVCLVRHLETVIATPVVQAEPGDSCLRFPSTLKLQDLYSDFKVTIEVYSLQTRAEILPHEIKYHIHNSGSNGSSGSSNHKKNGGKTPKKFLKQESKLVMPHLQSPAGPSAVRTTVFALAGYVIFSLKEVHRQQFTLNKVPMSSPLEGRLQMHVSCELTVSVDHHGFLTMFEDVSGFGAWHRRWCLLKGATLSYWKYPDDERKKTPIGSLDLQSVVTTNVNLVSRDICARPHTFLLETTRPAQPGDADSLVMVRNGPQTTIRHLLSADTKEERLEWCAKLNKTLHVIRAWGGPST; translated from the exons ATGGACCCCTTCACGCAG cgtATGTTGGAGCGAGCAAGAGCAAGAAGAGAGAAATTAGATACACAGTTGTCTAATGCTGGTCATGATGTCAAAAGAAGACGTAGTCCTCTAAGAGATGCCAATGCCATTTTATCTCAAGCACCAG TATCCCCAACAGGATCTCCAGCAAAAACTACAAGAATATCATCTCCACCAAAAGCTGTGGAAAAAACTCCTAAGAAAAATGAGGAACTCAACAAAGAAAATGGTGATAGTCAGTCATCAAATGTCAAATCAAAGCTTCAGAGACTGGGAAAATTATACTCTG ATGATAACAGAGAATTGAGTTCACCAATACACAGGACAGAAGAGAAATTTGCTGTAGAAGATGTGAAAGCTACTACTAGATCTGCAAAACCTTGTGCAAGGTTGAATAGACTGGCAGCTCTAGCTTCTGAAATAAATAACTGGGAAGATGATTTATCTCATCCAACAGTA gCAAAGCCTACTATAACCAAAGCAGAAAGAGTTCAAGCCAAACTCAATGAACAAGTAAAGAATGGGTCTGAACCTCAACCAAGCACGAGTGGAATGGGCAGAAATGTCAACAGCAACAAAAATGGAAGTCCAGTTAGGCCTTTGAAATGGGATAAAAGTGTTTTAGAAACTTTG GAGGCACAGGGTTTTAGTCGCTCTAAAAGCAACTCCAAGCTTGTGTATGACTATAAGGGTTGTTCTCAGGGCTCAGGTAATAACCAGCAGAAGTCGCCGATGAAATCAGCGTCGTCCAGCGCACTGGGAAAGATCAACGAGAAGACTATTGCAGGCAACAAGAGTGCGTCAACAAGTCCGGCAACGTCTTCACGCAGCAATGACAGTCAGCATTCGAAGACTCCCGAAAAATCTATTAAGAGTACTGGTAGCGGTGCCGGTTCCCCAGCTGTTAGTAACGCGCGAATGAATTCGAGATTTGGTTATAATGGTTCCCCTAAAAGTTCCCTCGTACAGTCGCCAGGTTCGGTTCTCAGCAAAGCTTCCATGTTCGAGTCGAAAGGTACAACAGTGAAGACTAAGGATCCAGCGGAGATGACGTTGTCCGAGAGAAAAGCTCTCTTCGAGAGGAATAAGGGCGAGGCACTCATCCCAAAGGCACCACTCACTATGTCTGTTCCCACAAAAATGCTCCAAGAAAAAGAGAAGACAGTTACTCACGGTGGAG AAGCTCCAAAACCTAAGACAGAGACAGGAAAGGCCATTGAAGCTCAGAGATCGATTTTTGAGCAAGGCACTCGCTGTCAAGAAATGGAGAACAACATCTTGCAGAATGTTCAAGCCGAGAGACAACGTGAACTGGAAATGTTGCGGTCTCGGTTCAATCGCAATCGCGAAATTGTGCAGACTGCTTTCAGAACGAGTGAGAGCAGCGAGGGCAAGCCCAACTCACCTAAGAACTCTCCTGTATGCCCAGTTAAGCCAACCCCTGCACCT GAGCAAGCAACGCCCCCTCCGCCTCCGCCCTTACCATCTGTGGAGAGTCAGACTAGTGTTACACCAAATGCCAAAACTCCACAATCTAAAAGACAAG TTGTTGCCAGTCCTTCTAAATCAAATAGTCAACTGAAAAAACTTGCTGATATGAAACGCGTTAAAGTATCTCCACCAAAACCTGGTCATCTTTATCCTGATCTTACGAATATTGAGTCAAGTACTACTGAAACTGAAACAGAATTTACGTGCGAAAGTACGGAGGCAGAAACTGCAACGTTTGATGAACCTACTGATACAGAGACTGGAACAGAAGGAGAATATTACGTTCGG ACTAATTACTATGCCCATGATAATGATAACAATAGCAGCGACGATGACGAAGATGACATTGGTAATACAAGTCTTGGTCGTAGCATTTTACAAGCCGTAAGCCAACAAACTGCATTCAACAAGAAG CGATCAATAGATCCTGATCCAGATAGCACGACGTCTGATATTTCCGTGCTTGATGAAATGGACGAATATCTCGACGAATGTCTAGCTCTCCAAGAAGTTGGAGAAGAAGGCCCAACTCCACCGAAACTAAATAGAGCTGGCAAAAGTCCCTCTGCTGCTTCACATAGTTTCAAGTATACCCAAGG ATCAGCATATCGTTCAccaattaaaatcatttcaCCCGTTTCATCGCCAAGGAAAGATGAACATTATATTGTGGAAGGTGACAATTGTGTACCTCTACTGCATAGCGTCAGTCTTTATAGAAAGCAACAGTCACAG acaCCTAAGACTCCAGCTCGTGTCATTTCTCGCATCCCCGATGTTTCTGATTCTGCATCCTCGTACAGTTCCTCTGATGAAAGAGAAGCTGTTTTGGTCCAGGATAAAATCAAGCGTTTACTTGATGATGTACAAAAACAACAAACCATAATTGGTCAAGCAAGTCAAGCTTTAAATTTGTGCAATTCCACTATAGAGTTCAGTGGTTCCCGGGAGCAAGTTGAAGGAGAAAGGCTATTATTAGTTGCAA CTCACAGAAGGCAAGCTGCATTAAACGAAGTTCAGCGGCTAAAAGTTGAAGGAACATTAAGACCAGTTGTTCCTGGTGCTCCAGAAGTTCAAGAGAGTGGATCTCTCACTATATCTGCGATCACTTTACCACTAAAACGAGATTTTTTCCGTCACGTAGAGCCTG AGACATGTCTTCATTTTGTTTGTCTGGTGCGTCATTTGGAGACAGTAATAGCTACGCCTGTTGTACAAGCTGAGCCAGGAGATTCTTGTTTGCGTTTCCCTTCAACTTTGAAATTGCAAGATTTATACAGTGATTTTAAAGTAACTATTGAAGTGTACTCTTTACAAACTCGTGCGGAGATTCTTCCTCATGAAATCAAATATCATATTCACAATAGCGGAAGTAATGGTAGTAGTGGTAGTTCCAATCACAAAAAG aatgGAGGTAAAACACcgaaaaaattcttaaaacaaGAGAGCAAATTAGTGATGCCTCATCTTCAAAGTCCTGCTGGGCCATCAGCTGTTCGCACCACAGTCTTTGCACTTGCAGGATATGTAATCTTTAGTTTGAAAGAAGTACATAGACAACAGTTTACTTTAAATAAG GTCCCAATGTCGTCTCCTTTAGAAGGCCGATTACAGATGCATGTTTCTTGCGAGTTAACTGTGTCAGTGGATCACCATGGTTTCTTAACCATGTTTGAAGATGTTTCAGGATTTGGAGCGTGGCATCGAAGATGGTGCCTTCTGAAAGGAGCCACTTTATCTTACTGGAAATACCCAGACGACGAACGCAAGAAAACGCCTATCGGTAGCCTAGACTTGCAAA GTGTTGTCACGACAAATGTAAATTTAGTTTCTCGAGATATTTGTGCAAGACCtcatactttcttactcgaGACTACACGACCAGCACAACCCGGAGATGCGGACAGCCTTGTCATGGTCAGGAATGGCCCACAAACTACGATAAg GCATCTGTTATCAGCCGACACGAAAGAAGAGAGGTTGGAGTGGTGTGCCAAACTCAATAAAACACTCCACGTGATCCGTGCTTGGGGAGGACCGTCGACGTAA